The Cellulomonas oligotrophica sequence GTCCGCCTCCTCCTCGGTGCCCTTCTGGACGGTCTCGAGCAGCGCGTCGACCTCGGGCCGCTGGGTGCGGAAGGAGTTGAACAGCGCGTCCGGGGTGAGCGCGAACGTGGCGGTCTGCCAGTCGGACGACGACGCCAGGCGCATCCACGACGAGCCGTACTTGGCGCCCATGAGGTCGGAGATGAAGTTCGTGCCCACGTCGGTGAACGAGACGGTGATGCCGACGTCGGCGAGCTGCTGCTGGATCGACGTCAGCAGGGCCTGGTCGATGGCCGAGGTGCTCGGCATGGTGAGCTCGAGCCCGTCGGCGTACCCGGCCTCGGCCAGCAGCGCCTTCGCCCTGTCGGGGTCGTACGTGTAGTACCCGTCGAGGGACTCGTCGTAGCCGTCGGTCGACGGGCCGAAGATCTGGCTGGTCACGGTGCCGTGGTCGAGGAGGATCGCGGACAGGATGCTGTCCTTGGCGATCGCGTGGTTGATGGCCTGCCGCACGCGGACGTCGGCGAGGGCGGGGTCGAGGGCGCCGTCCCGGTCGAGGAGCATGAGCCCCTCCCAGTCGAGCCGCGAGACGTTGGACTCGTAGCCGGCGGCCTCGACCTGCTCGAGGGCGGAGAACTGGCTGAACGGCGCGGCGTCGACCTGGCCGCCCTGCAGCGCGTTGAGCAGCGCGGACTGGTCGGCGTAGTAGCTCATCGTCAGCGTGTCGAACAGCTGGAGGGAGTCGTCCCAGTAGTCGGGGTTCTTGGTGAACACGTACGTCGACCCGACGACTGTGGCCTCGGTGTCCAGCACGTACGGGCCGCTGCCCACGGGGTTGGTCGCGACGTCCTCGTTCTCCCACGACTCCGGCGAGGACATGTAGCCCAGCGGCTGCGTGAGCCAGGTGAGCATCATCGGGTCCGGCTCGGTGAGCGTGATCTCGACCGTGGTGGCGTCGACCGCGGTGACGGTGTCGACGTACGCGGCGTTCGACAGGTCGGGGGTGCTGGAGCCGCGGAAGTGCTCGATGTTCGCCACGACGGCGTCGGCGTCGAGCGCCACGCCGTCGGTGAACGTCACACCCTCGCGCAGCGTGAGGGTCAGCACGGTCCGGGTGTCGTCGTACGCCCAGTCGGTGACCAGGCCGGGGACGATCTCGCCGGCCCCGTCCTGGCGGAGCAGCGTGTCGTACACGGCCGTGAAGTACTGCATCTTGGTCCCCGAGGCGTACCCCAGGACGTCGAACGAGGCCGGGATGTCGATCTGCCCGAGCACGAGGGACGCGGTCGACCCCGTGGTCTCGCCCCCGGTGGCGGTCTCGTCACCACCGCCGCAGGCTGCCGTGAGCAGCACGGCAGCGGCCGCCGCGAACGCGAGCATGCGTCGTCGCATGGTCATCTCCTTTGATGAGGACCCGGCGGGTCCACTCTCCCATGTACCGGCGAGGGGTGCCGGGCGTCACTGTGACGTATCAGTACTGTGACGTATCAGCGACTGTAGGCCCGGACCGCCCGCCGGACAAGACCCCCGGCGTCACGGATCGGCAACACCCAGGTGCCAGCACCCCTCGCCCCGGTACGCCGCACCCCGGGAGCCGCGGCAGGGACCCGACCCGGAGGTCAGGTGCTCGAGCGCACCACGAGGTCGACCGACGACTCGTGCGCCGGCTCCGGCACCTCGAGCTCGGGCTTGAGCAGGCGCAGCACCAGGCGGCCCAGATCGGCGCCGACGAGGTCCGCGTGGATGTCGACCGTCGTCAGCGGCGGCACCGCGAACGGCGCGATCGTGATGTTGTCCACCCCGATGACGGCCAGGTCCGCCGGCGCCTGCAGCCCGCGGGCCCGCATGCCGGCGAGCACGGCGAACGCGATCTCGTCGTTGTACGCGCACACGGCGGTGACCGGCTCGTCCCGGTCCCGCATCGTCCGCACCGCGCCGGCCGCACCCTCGGCGTCCAGCGGCACCTCGACCACCAGCGGCTCGGGCAGGCCCAGGGCGCGGCAGCGCTCCTGCACCCCCGCCAGGCGTCGCGTCATGAACTCCGCGACCTGGGGGTCGTCGGACGCGGCGAACGCCAGGTGCCGGTGCCCGCGCCCGACCAGGTGGTCGACCTGCACGTGCCCCACGGTCACCTGCGGGACCCGCATCGCCGGGCCCTCCCCGGTGTCCAGCGTGGAGCTCACCACGGGGATCCCCGCCTCGCGGATCGCCGCCTCGTCACCGGGTGGGAACGCTGCCATGTTGGCGATCGCGGCGGGCATCAGCTCGTGCCAGAGAGCCGCGAGGCTGTGACCGTCCTTCTGCCGCCGGTACACGACCGTGAACCCGTGCGGCTCGAGCACCTCGGTCACCGTCTCGACCACGAGGGCCATGTTCTCGCCGATCGGGGCGTCGGGCAGCACGATGAGCACGGTCTCGCTGGAGCCGCGCCGCAGGGCCCGCGCGGCGGCCGACGGCGTGTAGCCCAGGTCCTGGGCCGCCTGGTGCACGCGCTCGCGGGTGGCCGCGCTGATGGTCTGGTTGGGTGTGTCGTTGAGCACGTAGCTGACGGTGCTCTGGGACACGCCGGCACGTCGTGCGACGTCCTTGGCGGTCACGCGTCTTGGTGCCACGTCCATCTCCCCCTGGTCGGTCGACACCCTAGCGCGAGGCCGCGCACGGACATCCTGATCGGCGGTACCGAAGCGTATGGGCCTGTTCGCCGCGACCTCTTGCTGAATCGTATGAGTCGATGTCAGCATGGCACCAGCCCGCCCGCCGACGCACGGCACGGGTGCACCGCCCGTCCGCGCCCCCGGCGCCGCGGGCACCGCTCGCGAGAGAGACCGACGATGCTCTTGACTCCCGACCCCGCACGCCCGCACCTGCTGTTCGGCGCCGCCTACTACGCCGAGTACCAGCCGTCCCCCCGCCTCGACGAGGACCTCGACCTCATGGCCGAGGCCGGGTTCACCGTGATCCGCGTCGGCGAGTCGGTGTGGTCGACGTGGGAGCCCGAGGAGGGGCGGTTCGACCTCGACTGGCTCGAGCCCGTGCTCGACGGCGCGCACGCCCGCGGCATCGGCGTGGTCCTCGGCACCCCCACCTACGCGGTCCCGCCCTGGATGGCGCGGCTGCACCCCGAGATCGCGGGCGACACCGCGACCGGGACGCCCATGCGCTGGGGCATGCGCCAGGAGGTGGACTTCACCCACCCCGCGTTCCGCTTCTACGCCGAGCGCCTCGTGCGCGCCATCGTGCGCCGCTACCTCGACCACCCCGCCGTCGTGGGGTACCAGGTCGACAACGAGCCCGGCATCCGCCTGCTGCACAACCACGGCGTCTTCCAGCGGTTCGTCGACCACCTGCGGCACACCTACGGCACCGTCGAGCACCTCAACGAGGCGTGGGGGCTCGTCTACTGGTCGCACCGGCTCTCGACCTGGGCGGACCTGTGGGTGCCCGACGGCAACGCCCAGCCGCAGTACGACCTGGCCTGGCGCCGGTTCCAGGCGCAGCTCGTCACCGACCTCATCGGCTGGCAGGCGCAGATCGTCCACGACGAGGTGCACGCCACCCACCCGGACCGCTTCGTCACCACCTGCCTGTCGTACGACCAGGTCGGCGTCGAGGACGAGCGGCTGGCCGCGCGCCTGACCGTCGCCGCGGGCAACGCGTACCACGAGACGCAGGACGCCCTCGCGCACCCGTTCCGCGAGCCCATGGCCCCGGGGTGGATCGTGCGCGGACCGTGGGCGGTCTACCAGCTCGCCGACCTCATGTGGTCCTCCCGCCAGGAGCCGTTCCTCGTCACCGAGACCAACGCGGGCTCGATCGGGTTCGGCGCCACCCCCGGGGTCGTGCCCTACGACGGCCAGTGGCGGCAGGCCGCGTGGGCGCTGGTCTCGCGCGGGGCCCGCATGGTCGAGTACTGGCACTGGCACACGCTGCACTTCGGCACCGAGACGTTCTGGGGCGGGGTGCTCCCCCACGACCAGCAGCCCGGGCGCGCGTACCGCGAGATCGCCCGCCTCGGCGCCGAGCTGGGCACGGCCTCCGACCTGCTCGTCGGCGCCGTGCCCGACGCCGACGTCGCCCTGCTGTACTGCTCCGACTCGCGCTGGGCGCTGGGGTTCGGGCCGACCGCGCCGCTGCCGGACGCCGCCGGCTGGGGCGACCCGGACGCCTACCGCCGCCTCGTCCTGCCGTTCTACCGCGGCGCGTTCGACGCAGGGCTCCAGGTCAACACCGTGCGCCCCGCCCAGCTCTTCGGCAGCCGCGAGACCGGGCCGCACGCCCGCGCCGGCGAGGACCCCGCGGCGTTCGCGGCCCGGCGCCCCGTGCTCGTCGTCGTCGGCCTCTACACCGCGACCGACGCCGAGCTGACCTGGCTGGCCGACTACGCGCACGCCGGCGGGCACCTGGTCCTCGGGCCGCGCACCGGGTACGCCGACGCGGAGGCCCGGGCCCGCCGCGAGGTCAAGCCGGCGCTGCTCGCGCAGGCCGCCGGCGTGCGGTACCAGGAGTCCGCGAGCCTGACCCGCCCGGTGCCCGTCCGGGGCACCGCCGGCCTCGACGTCCCGGCCGGCGCGACCGCGACGGCCTGGGTCGACCACCTCGAGCCCGACGGCGCCGACGTGCTCGCGGGCTACGACGACCCGCACCTGGGCGCGTGGGCGGCCGTGACCACGCGCGCGCACGGCGCCGGGCGGATCACGGTCGTCGGCACCGTCCCCGACCAGGACCTCGCCCGCACGCTGCTCGCGGGCACCGTCGCCCGGCCCGCCGCGGGCGCGTGGGACGCGCTGCCGGCCGACGTGCGCGCCACGACCATGACCACCGCCGACGGGCGGACCCTGCACGTGCTGCACCACTGGGGGTGGGGCGACGTGGAGGTCGCCGCTCCCCCGGCCCCCCTCGTCGACGTGCTCGACGGCCGCCCGGTCGGCGCCGTCGTGCCCCTGGGCCCGTGGGACGTCCGCGTGCTCGTCGACACCCCGCACCCCGGAGGCACCCGATGACGACCGACCTGCGCAACCCCACCGTCGCGGGGTTCCACCCCGACCCGTCCGTCGTGCGCGTCGGCGAGGACTACTGGCTCGCGTGCTCGACGTTCGAGTACCTGCCCGGCATCCCCGTGCTGCACAGCCGCGACCTGACCACCTGGACGCGTGTGGGCCACGTCGTCACGCGCCCCGACCAGCTCGCGGTGGCGCACGTGCCGACCGGCGGCGGCGCGTGGGCACCGACCCTGCGCCACCACGACGGGCTGTTCTGGGTCGCGGTCACCGACGCCCTCGGGCGCGGCACGCTGCTGTTCACCGCGCAGGACCCGGCCGGGCCGTGGAGCGACGGGACGGTCGTCGAGGTCGAC is a genomic window containing:
- a CDS encoding ABC transporter substrate-binding protein, with product MRRRMLAFAAAAAVLLTAACGGGDETATGGETTGSTASLVLGQIDIPASFDVLGYASGTKMQYFTAVYDTLLRQDGAGEIVPGLVTDWAYDDTRTVLTLTLREGVTFTDGVALDADAVVANIEHFRGSSTPDLSNAAYVDTVTAVDATTVEITLTEPDPMMLTWLTQPLGYMSSPESWENEDVATNPVGSGPYVLDTEATVVGSTYVFTKNPDYWDDSLQLFDTLTMSYYADQSALLNALQGGQVDAAPFSQFSALEQVEAAGYESNVSRLDWEGLMLLDRDGALDPALADVRVRQAINHAIAKDSILSAILLDHGTVTSQIFGPSTDGYDESLDGYYTYDPDRAKALLAEAGYADGLELTMPSTSAIDQALLTSIQQQLADVGITVSFTDVGTNFISDLMGAKYGSSWMRLASSSDWQTATFALTPDALFNSFRTQRPEVDALLETVQKGTEEEADAAAQELNRYVVEEAWFAPFYFVDNVYVSQPTLDVTPAADMVVPYLYLIQPAA
- a CDS encoding LacI family DNA-binding transcriptional regulator; its protein translation is MDVAPRRVTAKDVARRAGVSQSTVSYVLNDTPNQTISAATRERVHQAAQDLGYTPSAAARALRRGSSETVLIVLPDAPIGENMALVVETVTEVLEPHGFTVVYRRQKDGHSLAALWHELMPAAIANMAAFPPGDEAAIREAGIPVVSSTLDTGEGPAMRVPQVTVGHVQVDHLVGRGHRHLAFAASDDPQVAEFMTRRLAGVQERCRALGLPEPLVVEVPLDAEGAAGAVRTMRDRDEPVTAVCAYNDEIAFAVLAGMRARGLQAPADLAVIGVDNITIAPFAVPPLTTVDIHADLVGADLGRLVLRLLKPELEVPEPAHESSVDLVVRSST
- a CDS encoding beta-galactosidase, with the protein product MLLTPDPARPHLLFGAAYYAEYQPSPRLDEDLDLMAEAGFTVIRVGESVWSTWEPEEGRFDLDWLEPVLDGAHARGIGVVLGTPTYAVPPWMARLHPEIAGDTATGTPMRWGMRQEVDFTHPAFRFYAERLVRAIVRRYLDHPAVVGYQVDNEPGIRLLHNHGVFQRFVDHLRHTYGTVEHLNEAWGLVYWSHRLSTWADLWVPDGNAQPQYDLAWRRFQAQLVTDLIGWQAQIVHDEVHATHPDRFVTTCLSYDQVGVEDERLAARLTVAAGNAYHETQDALAHPFREPMAPGWIVRGPWAVYQLADLMWSSRQEPFLVTETNAGSIGFGATPGVVPYDGQWRQAAWALVSRGARMVEYWHWHTLHFGTETFWGGVLPHDQQPGRAYREIARLGAELGTASDLLVGAVPDADVALLYCSDSRWALGFGPTAPLPDAAGWGDPDAYRRLVLPFYRGAFDAGLQVNTVRPAQLFGSRETGPHARAGEDPAAFAARRPVLVVVGLYTATDAELTWLADYAHAGGHLVLGPRTGYADAEARARREVKPALLAQAAGVRYQESASLTRPVPVRGTAGLDVPAGATATAWVDHLEPDGADVLAGYDDPHLGAWAAVTTRAHGAGRITVVGTVPDQDLARTLLAGTVARPAAGAWDALPADVRATTMTTADGRTLHVLHHWGWGDVEVAAPPAPLVDVLDGRPVGAVVPLGPWDVRVLVDTPHPGGTR